A portion of the Punica granatum isolate Tunisia-2019 chromosome 7, ASM765513v2, whole genome shotgun sequence genome contains these proteins:
- the LOC116213363 gene encoding transcription termination factor MTEF1, chloroplastic-like, with protein MSTAFLTMPPTLPSHSIRCSSSSLSFQPNTAKPQPFILPKSTSLSLQFREKILCLETLGVDSGKVLSRNPSLCTSSLQSLHSIISFLRSKGIHHKDMPRIFGMCPRILTSDVEADIDPVFHFLSNELWVPENQFRRVINKCPRLLSVGVDAQLKPALDYLKRIGFRNLKALAYQDPILLVSSVERTLIPKLKYLESIGFQGKDAVGMVLRCPGLFTFSIENNFEPKFGYFEMEMKGRRLDELRGFPQYFAFSLEKRIKPRHRKVVWSGVEMGLPVMLKSTDDEFHNLIRQGRV; from the coding sequence aTGTCAACCGCCTTCCTCACCATGCCACCAACATTACCTTCACACTCCATAcgctgctcttcttcttcactgtCCTTTCAACCAAACACTGCAAAGCCCCAACCTTTCATCCTCCCTAAGTCCACAAGCCTCTCCCTCCAATTCAGGGAGAAGATCCTCTGCCTCGAGACCCTCGGCGTCGACTCCGGGAAGGTCCTCTCCCGGAACCCGTCCCTCTGCACTTCCTCCCTCCAGTCCCTACACTCCATCATCTCCTTCCTCCGGTCCAAGGGCATCCACCACAAGGACATGCCCCGGATCTTCGGGATGTGCCCGAGGATCCTCACCTCCGACGTCGAAGCCGACATCGACCCGGTCTTCCACTTCCTCTCCAACGAGCTCTGGGTCCCCGAGAACCAGTTCCGGAGGGTCATCAACAAGTGCCCCAGGCTGCTCTCTGTGGGCGTCGACGCACAGCTTAAACCTGCCCTGGATTACCTCAAGAGGATCGGGTTTCGGAACCTGAAGGCCCTCGCTTATCAGGACCCGATACTCCTGGTCTCGAGCGTGGAGAGGACCTTGATCCCGAAGCTGAAGTACTTGGAGAGCATCGGGTTTCAGGGGAAGGATGCAGTGGGGATGGTGCTGAGGTGCCCGGGGCTTTTCACTTTCAGCATAGAGAACAACTTCGAGCCGAAGTTCGGGTACTTTGAGATGGAGATGAAGGGGAGGCGGTTGGATGAGCTGAGGGGTTTCCCGCAGTACTTTGCGTTCAGCCTGGAGAAGAGGATAAAGCCGAGGCATAGAAAAGTAGTCTGGAGCGGAGTCGAGATGGGGCTGCCTGTGATGCTCAAGTCCACTGACGATGAGTTTCACAACTTGATTAGGCAAGGTCGTGTTTGA
- the LOC116213361 gene encoding auxilin-related protein 2: MDESWRMRMGMPASSQTPRRRTVTASPPGFTRRRSSLSEALDPDDFADVFGGPPQTVLLRKFSGDFVFAATTPTSFYEEVFRPPELASPATRSGRSLPAFRIPERTDTFYGDIFGSDGDRRSRDRTRPGSNAKSKPKSRSNSSSVLSSEDLSPLRPVIRDDVALSSFASKLRPINVPCRWNSSTIKPDEPLKTRLVSPFPSARASPIETQYSETEHGQHSRSPFNSFSRRVTSPETFSIDPSSYKSVKISSDDIEVNTPAASVVSSLGHQDLESRQNNDDNNLMVEEEGVEADGDEDEDEISSSFIIEIGPNHREPAGEAEGIDEAIAWAKERFNAHQEWKDSSLTRQGKDDKSAEEKEGPDTSKYFHESRGGHHKMHLSVIEMEQVDEDIRSWLAGKENNIRLLLSTLHQILWPRSGWSMMPITSLMESSLVKKAYQKARLCLHPDKLQQRGATAQEKYIAEKAFSILQDAWAAFTSQDILFG, translated from the exons ATGGACGAGTCATGGCGGATGCGCATGGGAATGCCGGCGTCATCCCAGACTCCCCGCCGCCGGACGGTCACGGCATCCCCTCCAGGCTTCACCCGTCGCCGATCCTCCCTCTCGGAAGCACTAGACCCCGACGACTTTGCCGACGTCTTCGGCGGGCCTCCCCAGACCGTCCTCCTCCGCAAGTTCTCCGGCGACTTCGTCTTCGCCGCCACCACTCCCACCTCCTTCTACGAGGAGGTCTTCCGGCCGCCGGAGCTCGCTTCTCCAGCGACCAGGAGCGGCCGGAGCCTGCCGGCGTTCCGGATCCCGGAGAGAACCGACACCTTCTATGGGGACATTTTCGGATCAGACGGTGACCGCAGGTCTAGGGACCGGACCCGGCCAGGGTCGAACGCCAAGTCAAAGCCGAAATCGAGGTCCAACTCTTCATCGGTGTTGAGCTCCGAGGATCTTAGCCCGCTTCGGCCGGTGATCAGAGATGACGTCGCACTCTCTTCTTTCGCTTCTAAGCTCAG GCCGATCAATGTTCCGTGCCGATGGAACTCATCGACAATCAAGCCCGACGAACCTCTGAAGACTCGATTAGTATCGCCATTTCCATCTGCACGTGCTTCTCCTATTGAAACTCAGTACTCGGAAACTGAACACGGGCAGCACTCCAGGAGCCCCTTCAACAGCTTCTCAAGGCGGGTCACATCACCCGAAACGTTCAGCATCGATCCGAGCTCTTACAAGAGTGTGAAGATCTCCAGCGATGATATAGAGGTGAATACCCCTGCTGCATCGGTAGTATCTTCACTCGGTCATCAGGACCTTGAAAGTAGGCAAAATAATGACGATAACAATTTAATGGTCGAAGAGGAAGGTGTTGAGGCGGACggagatgaagatgaagatgagaTTTCAAGCTCCTTCATCATAGAGATTGGTCCTAATCATAGGGAACCCGCAGGAGAAGCAGAGGGAATTGATGAGGCAATCGCTTGGGCGAAGGAGCGATTTAATGCTCACCAGGAGTGGAAAGATTCGAGCCTGACACGACAAGGCAAAGACGATAAATCTGCTGAGGAAAAAG AGGGACCTGATACTTCCAAATATTTTCATGAAAGTAGAGGAGGCCATCATAAAATGCATTTGTCGGTG ATAGAAATGGAGCAAGTGGACGAAGACATAAGGTCATGGTTGGCAGGAAAAGAGAACAACATCCGGCTACTCCTATCGACACTACATCAA ATATTGTGGCCGAGGAGTGGCTGGAGCATGATGCCGATAACAAGCCTCATGGAGAGCTCTCTCGTGAAGAAGGCTTACCAGAAAGCAAGGCTGTGTCTGCACCCCGATAAGCTCCAACAGAGAGGAGCAACAGCTCAGGAGAAGTATATCGCAGAGAAGGCCTTCTCTATCCTCCAG GATGCTTGGGCTGCATTCACTTCACAAGACATTCTCTTCGGCTAG